The following are encoded in a window of Elusimicrobiota bacterium genomic DNA:
- a CDS encoding FKBP-type peptidyl-prolyl cis-trans isomerase, translating into MKFYSTLLVSVVMCMSATLYAAEPVVTGQQSGLSTQKEKISYIIGLDIGKSVKNDGIDLDPEKFYLGLQDGIADKKSLLSTEEVNQATEVYQKEMKEKQAVQRAKQVEENTKIGKEYLEKNKKNKGVVVLPSGLQYKVVTPGKGVKPKATDKVRVHYSGKLIDGTEFDSSYKRNQPAEFPVNGVIKGWVEALQLMTVGSKWELCIPSDLAYGERGAGGSIPPNAVLLFTVELLEIVK; encoded by the coding sequence ATGAAGTTTTATTCAACGTTATTAGTTTCAGTTGTTATGTGTATGTCCGCAACATTATACGCAGCGGAACCTGTGGTAACCGGGCAACAGAGTGGTTTGAGTACGCAGAAGGAAAAGATTAGTTATATCATTGGGTTAGATATCGGTAAGAGTGTCAAAAATGACGGTATAGATTTGGACCCTGAAAAGTTTTATCTTGGATTACAGGATGGTATTGCGGATAAAAAGTCGTTGTTATCAACAGAAGAAGTTAATCAAGCGACGGAGGTGTATCAGAAAGAAATGAAAGAAAAACAGGCAGTACAGCGTGCAAAACAGGTTGAGGAGAATACTAAGATTGGTAAAGAATACTTAGAAAAAAATAAAAAAAATAAGGGAGTGGTTGTCCTGCCTAGCGGGTTGCAATATAAAGTGGTTACACCAGGAAAAGGTGTAAAGCCAAAAGCGACGGATAAGGTTAGAGTGCATTATTCCGGTAAACTTATTGATGGGACAGAGTTTGATAGTTCATATAAACGTAATCAACCTGCGGAATTCCCGGTAAACGGTGTAATAAAGGGGTGGGTTGAAGCTCTGCAGTTGATGACTGTGGGTTCAAAATGGGAACTCTGTATTCCGTCAGATCTCGCATACGGCGAACGCGGAGCAGGGGGAAGTATACCTCCGAATGCGGTACTTTTGTTTACCGTTGAACTTCTTGAGATTGTTAAGTAA